Proteins co-encoded in one Yamadazyma tenuis chromosome 1, complete sequence genomic window:
- the rpc2 gene encoding DNA-directed RNA polymerase III complex subunit Rpc2 (EggNog:ENOG503NV5Y; COG:K) → MGNKRKASHIASDGVSTDEAFQPLLKEVYKGKKLTDKINTAEDKWNLLPAFLKVKGLVKQHLDSFNYFVDTDLKKIIKANELVLSDVDPEFYLKYLDIRVGCKSSTSTAKGLSKEVNLVPHDCRLRDLTYSAPIYVDVEYTRGRKIIVHRDLEIGRMPIMLRSNKCLLDGIDDKKMAKYDECPLDPGGYFIVNGTEKVILVQEQLSKNRIIVEADEKKGIVQASVTSSTHERKSKTYVITKNDKIYLKHNSISEDVPIVIILKAAGITSDLEILQLVCGNDPNYQDLFAINFEEAAKLEIFTQQQALHYVGKRVKTIRRAGAPKLSQLQEGIEAIATTIIAHITVSDLQFREKALYIAMMTRRVLMTMENPKMVDDRDYVGNKRLELAGQLMSLLFEDLFKKFNSDFKANIDKILKKPSRASEFDALLSINIHSNNITMGMNRAISTGNWSLKRFKMERAGVTHVLSRLSYISALGMMTRISSQFEKSRKVSGPRALQPSQFGMLCTSDTPEGEACGLVKNLALMTHITTDDEEEPIKRLCFILGCEDILEVDSASLHAKGNYGIYLNGTLIGTTRFPAKFVGDFRNLRRTGKISAFISIYTNSHQSAVHIATDGGRICRPLIIVDKNNVSKVKAKHLLKLQRDEWAFDDFLKHGLVEYLDVNEENDSLIAIYERDLSDSTKSNITHLEVEPFTVLGAVAGLIPYPHHNQSPRNTYQCAMGKQAIGAIGYNQFRRIDTLLYLMVYPQQPMVKTKTIELIDYDKLPAGQNATVAVMSYSGYDIEDALVLNKASVDRGFGRCQVLRKNTITLKRYPNHTKDILSGMRVDENNEPIPPHSSLGPDGLGEVGMKLENGQVYVNKCVPTNAGETVLNGPGANEQPAESHRETPAYYKGPEPSYVDQVMMSVSDNDQALIKVLLRQTRRPELGDKFSSRHGQKGVCGIIVQQEDLPFNDDGISPDIIMNPHGFPSRMTVGKMIELISGKAGVLNGTLEYGTCFGGSDLQDMSEILVQNGFNYSGKDMLYSGITGECLQAYIFFGPIYYQKLKHMVLDKMHARARGPRAVLTRQPTEGRSRDGGLRLGEMERDCVIAYGASQLLLERLMLSSDAFEVDVCNKCGLMGHNNWCTSCNSSEHVIKMTIPYAAKLLFQELISMNIAPRLRLGDVF, encoded by the coding sequence ATGGGAAATAAGAGGAAAGCTTCTCATATAGCTAGTGATGGCGTGAGTACGGACGAGGCCTTCCAGccattgttgaaagaagtgTACAAGGGTAAAAAACTCACCGATAAAATCAATACTGCCGAAGATAAATGGAATCTTTTGCCAGCGTTCTTGAAAGTCAAAGGTTTGGTCAAACAGCATCTCGATTCTTTCAATTATTTTGTCGATACcgacttgaagaagattatCAAGGCCAATGAATTGGTGTTGTCAGATGTGGATCCCGAGTTTTACTTGAAGTATCTTGACATCAGAGTCGGGTGCAAGTCTTCTACTTCTACCGCTAAGGGCCTTTCCAAGGAAGTCAACCTCGTGCCTCATGATTGTAGATTGAGAGATTTGACCTACTCGGCCCCCATATACGTCGATGTAGAGTACAcaagaggaagaaagaTTATTGTTCACAGAGACTTGGAAATTGGAAGAATGCCCATCATGTTACGGTCTAACAAGTGTTTGTTAGATGGCATTGACGATAAGAAAATGGCTAAATACGACGAGTGCCCCCTTGATCCCGGTGGATACTTTATCGTTAATGGTACAGAGAAGGTGATATTGGTGCAAGAACAGTTGTCCAAGAATAGAATCATCGTGGAAGCTGACGAGAAAAAGGGTATAGTTCAGGCCTCAGTCACATCTTCCACTCACGAACGTAAGTCCAAAACCTatgtcatcaccaaaaacgATAAGATCTACTTGAAGCATAACTCCATTAGTGAAGATGTTCCCATAGTAATCATCTTAAAGGCTGCGGGTATTACCTCTGACTTAGAAATCTTACAATTGGTCTGTGGGAATGATCCTAACTACCAGGATTTGTTTGCaatcaactttgaagaagctgccaagttggaaatcTTCACTCAGCAACAAGCACTTCACTATGTGGGAAAAAGAGTGAAGACCATCAGACGAGCTGGTGCCCCCAAATTGTCTcagcttcaagaaggtATAGAGGCCATTGCAACTACCATTATTGCTCACATCACCGTCTCAGACCTTCAATTCAGAGAAAAGGCCCTTTACATTGCCATGATGACTAGAAGAGTGTTAATGACGATGGAAAACCCTAAAATGGTCGATGATCGTGATTATGTGGGTAACAAAAGATTAGAGTTAGCTGGCCAGTTGATGTCGTTgttgtttgaagatttattcaagaagttcaactcaGACTTCAAGGCAAATATTGATAAGATTTTAAAGAAGCCCAGCAGAGCTTCTGAGTTTGATGCGTTATTGTCCATCAACATCCACTCTAATAATATTACCATGGGTATGAACAGAGCCATTTCCACCGGGAACTGGTCATTAAAGCGGTTTAAAATGGAAAGGGCAGGTGTCACTCATGTATTATCCAGATTGTCATATATTTCAGCATTGGGAATGATGACCAGAATCTCCTCCCAGTTTGAAAAATCTCGTAAAGTCTCGGGACCAAGAGCATTGCAACCTTCACAGTTCGGGATGTTGTGTACTTCTGATACTCCTGAGGGTGAAGCCTGTGGgttggtgaagaacttggctTTAATGACGCACATCACcactgatgatgaagaagaacccattAAGAGGTTATGTTTTATTTTGGGATGTGAGGATATTCTTGAAGTCGACTCTGCAAGCTTACACGCCAAAGGCAACTATGGGATATATCTCAACGGTACTTTGATAGGTACCACTCGGTTCCCTGCCAAGTTTGTTGGTGACTTCCGTAACTTGAGAAGAACTGGCAAAATATCTGCATTTATTTCCATCTACACAAACAGTCATCAAAGTGCTGTGCATATTGCTACTGACGGGGGAAGAATCTGTCGTCCGTTGATTATTGTCGACAAAAACAATGTGTCCAAGGTCAAAGCTAAAcacttgttgaaattgcAAAGAGATGAGTGGGCCTTcgatgatttcttgaaacaTGGTTTGGTAGAGTACCTAGACGTCAACGAAGAAAACGACTCTTTGATTGCCATCTACGAAAGAGATTTATCGGATTCTACCAAACTGAACATTACTCATTTGGAGGTTGAACCTTTTACTGTGTTGGGAGCAGTTGCAGGTTTAATTCCATATCCTCACCATAACCAATCTCCAAGAAATACCTATCAATGTGCTATGGGTAAACAAGCTATTGGAGCTATTGGATACAACCAGTTCAGACGAATCGACACTTTGTTGTATTTAATGGTATAtcctcaacaaccaatGGTGAAGACTAAAACAATCGAATTAATTGATTACGATAAGCTTCCAGCCGGTCAGAACGCAACTGTTGCAGTGATGTCGTATTCGGGTTATGATATCGAAGATGCCTTGGTATTGAACAAGGCTTCTGTTGATAGAGGATTCGGAAGATGTCAAGTTTTAAGAAAGAACACCATCACGTTGAAAAGATACCCTAACCACACGAAGGATATTTTAAGTGGTATGAGAGTCGACGAGAATAACGAGCCCATCCCTCCACACTCATCACTAGGACCAGATGGTTTGGGGGAAGTGGGTATGAAACTCGAGAATGGACAAGTTTATGTGAATAAATGTGTTCCCACAAATGCTGGAGAAACTGTTTTGAACGGACCAGGTGCCAATGAACAACCTGCTGAAAGTCACCGAGAAACACCTGCCTATTACAAAGGACCCGAACCTTCTTATGTGGATCAAGTGATGATGTCTGTTAGTGACAACGACCAGGCCTTGATAAAGGTGCTTTTGAGACAAACAAGAAGACCCGAATTGGGTGAcaagttttcttcaagacaCGGCCAAAAAGGTGTATGTGGTATCATTGTGCAACAAGAAGACTTACCGTTCAACGACGATGGTATTTCTCCTGATATCATCATGAACCCACATGGGTTCCCTTCGAGAATGACGGTGGGGAAAATGATCGAGTTGATCAGTGGGAAAGCTGGTGTGTTGAATGGAACATTGGAGTATGGAACCTGTTTTGGTGGATCTGATTTGCAGGATATGTCTGAAATATTGGTGCAAAATGGGTTCAATTACAGCGGGAAAGATATGCTCTACTCAGGTATAACAGGAGAATGTCTCCAGGCTTATATTTTCTTTGGACCCATATACTAccagaagttgaagcaTATGGTTCTAGACAAGATGCATGCCAGAGCCAGAGGTCCAAGAGCTGTTTTAACTAGACAACCTACCGAAGGTAGATCGAGAGACGGTGGATTGAGATTAGGAGAAATGGAAAGAGATTGTGTGATTGCTTACGGTGCATCTCAATTGTTATTGGAGAGATTGATGTTATCATCCGATGCGTTTGAGGTGGATGTCTGTAATAAGTGCGGGTTAATGGGccacaacaactggtgTACATCGTGTAACAGTTCTGAGCACGTGATCAAGATGACCATTCCCTATGCCGCCAAGTTATTGTTCCAGGAGTTGATATCAATGAACATTGCACCTAGGTTGAGATTGGGAGACGTTTTCTAG
- the TFB2 gene encoding RNA polymerase II transcription factor B 52 kDa subunit (EggNog:ENOG503NWP8; BUSCO:EOG09261QR8; COG:K) translates to MSTGDLFKVTVINHLESLDDNTQSRLYAAPATCLSIYRLLPPMAKFHIMSMLFYEKNVAIKDLEKWSKPNTRHLQIESLERMRSLHLVQLSESGKYIRLHPIFKKNFADCLTGNQAPDAFGNLDTTVEKHTVDLKFLDTFASTKWETILHYMVGTELSSTPSRSVLRLLKSGGLMEGNSDYAQELKITNKGFQFLLQDINAQIWTLLLQYLDLTLELQMDAVDVLNFIFLLGSLELGKSYSVSALSDTQIEMLSDLRDFGLVYQRSATSNKFYPTRLATTLTSDSNSLQTPSMAIDKANSGIDSTDSKQRQESIIIETNFKVYSYTQSPLEIAILNLFVHLRTRFANMVTGQITRESIRNALYNGITAGQVIKFLETHAHPQMKMLAQEKLDKKIEFDASNNINTATGKSTDAPMQHKLEILPPNVVDQIKLWQLELDRIQTFDGYLFREFNNQIDYESLRNYASEIGVLVWSDDKKRTCFVTKEGLKQVSNFSSRRR, encoded by the coding sequence ATGTCTACAGGGGATTTGTTTAAAGTCACTGTCATCAACCACTTGGAAAGTTTGGATGATAACACTCAGTCCCGATTGTATGCGGCACCTGCGACGTGCTTGTCGATATATCGGTTGCTACCGCCAATGGCCAAGTTTCACATCATGCTGATGCTTTTCTACGAGAAGAACGTAGCCATCAAAGATTTGGAGAAATGGAGTAAACCAAATACCAGACACCTCCAGATCGAGTCCTTGGAGAGAATGAGATCCTTACACTTGGTGCAGTTGTCGGAGTCCGGAAAGTATATTCGTTTGCACcctatcttcaaaaagaacttTGCTGATTGTTTGACAGGTAATCAAGCTCCTGATGCATTTGGGAACTTGGACACAACTGTTGAAAAACATACAGTGGACTTAAAGTTCTTGGACACATTtgcatcaacaaaatgggAGACCATTTTGCACTATATGGTGGGGACGGAATTATCTCTGACACCTAGTAGGTCAGTATTGAGATTGTTAAAACTGGGTGGATTAATGGAAGGAAATTCTGACTATGCCCAAGAATTAAAGATCACAAACAAAGGGTTTCAATTCTTGTTGCAGGATATTAATGCACAAATATGGACATTATTATTGCAgtatttggatttgacttTGGAGTTGCAAATGGATGCAGTGGATGTTCTTAATTTCATATTTTTGCTTGGATCTCTAGAGCTAGGAAAGAGCTACAGTGTTTCTGCCTTGAGTGATACTCAGATTGAAATGCTCTCTGATCTAAGAGATTTTGGATTGGTATATCAGAGATCTGCGACCTCAAACAAGTTTTATCCAACTAGATTAGCCACCACTTTGACTTCTGATTCTAATTCTTTACAAACTCCTTCCATGGCCATAGACAAAGCCAACTCGGGTATTGATTCAACCGACTCCAAGCAGAGACAAGAATCCATCATCATCGAAACCAACTTTAAAGTGTATTCGTATACCCAAAGTCCTTTGGAAATTGCCATATTAAATTTATTTGTTCACCTAAGAACAAGATTTGCTAACATGGTGACCGGCCAAATCACAAGAGAGTCGATAAGGAACGCATTATATAATGGTATAACTGCCGGACAGGTCATTAAGTTCTTGGAAACTCATGCCCATCCTCAGATGAAAATGCTAGCGCAAGAAAAGCTTGATAAGAAGATAGAGTTTGATGCCAgcaacaacatcaacactGCTACTGGCAAATCTACAGACGCTCCGATGCAACACAAACTTGAAATATTACCTCCCAAcgttgttgatcaaattaAGTTGTGGCagttggagttggacaGAATTCAAACTTTCGATGGGTATTTGTTCAGAgaattcaacaaccaaATAGACTATGAGTCCTTGAGGAACTATGCCAGCGAAATCGGTGTGCTTGTTTGGTCTGACGATAAGAAAAGAACATGTTTTGTGACAAAGGAAGGATTAAAACAAGTTTCTAATTTCTCTagtagaagaagataa
- a CDS encoding ribonucleoside-diphosphate reductase large chain (EggNog:ENOG503NWE4; COG:F) — MLKWLQRGLRLELSDLDEILDKIALSMADKTTVNELLEYTAESLAARTTSHPDYSLLAGRVEAVKLQKMVSNSFSDSMSKLYYNYHPKTNKHTPSVSKQVYDVAMKNRDVLDTAVESERDLTISYFGIKTLERSYLIKVNEIPTETPQYLFMRVALGIHGGDVEDAIETYNLMSKKYIMHASPTLFSAGTDYNFLSSCFLLAMEDDSIDGIYKTLHKAALISKASGGIGLHIHNVRARGSLVSTSGGKSSGLVPMLRVFNDTARYVDQGGNKRPGAFAVFLEPWHTDVFEVLDLRKNYGKEELRARDLFYGLWIPDLFMQKVKDDEDWCLFSPDVSPGLSDCYGDEFKALYEKYERAGDAVRVVKAQKLWQSILESQTETGGPYMMYKDACNTKSNQKNLGTIKSSNLCCEIVEYSSKEETAVCNLGSLALPSFVNEDKDSISFNFMKLHEVTKVLGKNLDKIVDITRYPDEGAETSNRKHRPIAIGVQGLADVFALLRIPFESKEAKKLNIQIFETIYHAAVEGSIELAKKHGAYETFKGSPASQGMLQFDFWNHKPSDLFDDWNDLKENMMVYGLRNSLLVGPMPTASTSQILGFNECFEPFTSNIYSRRVTSGEFQVVNKYLINDLIELGLWNQDLKDKILLAEGSVQGIPEIPVEIKELYKTVWEISQKVILEMAADRGRFVDQSQSMNIYMKNPTYSKLTSCHFYSWKLGLKTGMYYLRTQAASRAIQFTIERTNDKVSTPAYELSPLRRKRYVETSGTIETTPAKRIKYESITPISSVMTPKKEDDVDIYDETIRYCKIDDSNPCDSCSG, encoded by the coding sequence ATGCTCAAATGGCTTCAACGGGGCCTCAGGTTGGAGCTATCGGATTTAGATGAGATATTAGATAAGATTGCGTTGTCAATGGCCGATAAGACTACAGTTAATGAACTCCTTGAGTACACGGCAGAGCTGTTGGCTGCAAGAACAACCAGCCACCCAGACTATTCTTTGTTGGCCGGGCGTGTTGAGGCTGTCAAACTTCAGAAGATGGTATCAAACTCATTCAGTGATTCTATGCTGAAATTATACTACAACTATCATCCCAAGACCAACAAACATACTCCTTCTGTTAGCAAACAGGTGTACGACGTGGCGATGAAAAATAGGGATGTCTTGGACACGGCAGTGGAAAGTGAGCGGGACCTCACAATTTCTTACTTTGGAATCAAGACTCTAGAAAGATCCTACTTGATTAAGGTGAACGAAATCCCCACTGAGACTCCTCAATATCTTTTCATGAGAGTTGCTTTGGGTATCCATGGCGGAGATGTGGAAGATGCGATTGAAACGTACAACTTGATGTCCAAAAAGTACATTATGCACGCATCGCCTACGTTGTTCAGTGCTGGCACCGACTATAACTTCTTAAGTTCTTGCTTCTTGCTCGCGATGGAGGATGACTCGATCGATGGAATCTACAAGACGTTGCACAAAGCCgcattgatttccaaagCGTCGGGTGGTATTGGCTTGCACATTCACAATGTTAGAGCTAGAGGTTCGCTAGTGTCCACTTCGGGTGGGAAATCCTCTGGATTGGTGCCAATGTTGAGAGTGTTCAACGACACAGCCAGATACGTTGACCAAGGAGGCAACAAGCGTCCAGGTGCGTTTGCAGTCTTCCTTGAACCTTGGCATACCGATGTGtttgaagtacttgactTGAGAAAAAACtatggaaaagaagaattgagaGCTAGGGATTTGTTTTATGGGCTCTGGATTCCAGACTTGTTCATGCAAAAGGTAAAGGATGATGAGGACTGGTGCTTATTCAGTCCTGATGTGAGTCCTGGGCTATCTGATTGCTATGGTGACGAGTTTAAGGCGTTGTACGAGAAGTATGAAAGAGCCGGTGATGCGGTTCGAGTGGTCAAAGCCCAAAAATTATGGCAAAGTATTCTTGAATCACAAACGGAAACTGGTGGCCCATATATGATGTATAAAGATGCATGCAACACGAAGTCTAACCAGAAGAACTTGGGGACCATTAAATCTTCGAATCTTTGTTGTGAGATTGTGGAgtattcttccaaagaagaaaccgCTGTGTGCAATCTTGGGTCTTTGGCCTTACCATCTTTCGTTAACGAAGATAAAGACAGcatctccttcaatttcatgaAACTTCATGAGGTGACAAAAGTTCTTGgaaagaacttggacaaaATTGTAGATATAACGAGGTATCCTGATGAAGGTGCTGAAACCTCGAACCGAAAACATAGACCAATAGCTATTGGAGTCCAAGGACTTGCTGATGTTTTTGCCCTTTTGAGAATACCATTTGAATCAAAAGAAGCCAAGAAGTTAAATATCCAGATTTTTGAAACCATCTACCACGCTGCTGTTGAAGGGTCAATCGAATTGGCTAAAAAGCATGGAGCATACGAAACATTCAAAGGCTCTCCTGCTTCCCAAGGAATGCTTCAGTTTGATTTTTGGAATCACAAACCTTCGGATCTTTTTGACGACTGGAATGACTTAAAGGAGAATATGATGGTGTATGGACTCAGAAACTCGTTGTTGGTTGGTCCAATGCCAACGGCATCCACGTCGCAAATCTTGGGCTTCAACGAATGCTTTGAGCCTTTCACTTCCAACATCTACAGCCGGAGGGTCACTTCAGGAGAGTTTCAAGTAGTGAATAAgtatttgatcaatgatttgatagAGTTGGGACTTTGGAACcaggacttgaaagacAAAATCCTTTTGGCTGAGGGGTCCGTACAAGGGATTCCTGAGATTCCGGTGGAAATAAAAGAGCTTTACAAGACGGTTTGGGAAATATCTCaaaaggtgattttggaaatgGCTGCTGACAGGGGCCGGTTTGTTGACCAGCTGCAAAGTATGAACATTTATATGAAGAACCCCACATactccaagttgaccaGTTGTCACTTTTATTCCTGGAAATTGGGCTTGAAAACTGGAATGTACTATCTCAGAACCCAGGCAGCTTCAAGAGCAATTCAATTTACAATAGAGCGAACAAACGATAAAGTCAGCACCCCTGCTTATGAGCTTTCGCCGTTGAGAAGAAAGAGGTATGTTGAAACCAGTGGAACTATAGAAACCACACCAGCCAAAAGAATTAAATATGAGAGTATCACCCCCATTTCACTGGTAATGACACCCAAGAAGGAAGATGACGTTGATATTTACGATGAAACTATCCGATACTGCAAAATCGACGATTCTAACCCTTGTGACTCGTGTTCTGGCTGA
- the AIM23 gene encoding Altered inheritance of mitochondria protein 23, mitochondrial (COG:A; EggNog:ENOG503P2A2) — MRPKFHSPERKPPRFKLDGFTPKAQSALNSVIEKVKNDNPSMKVKLVNKGKLQERHLADIINVLDSQTEGIQLVPNNDNQFLIKHVTVQDMIKGYTNELAKDMEQMLLSKGNVTVSRVLRSRDKADKKKSSAKTVSLKWSISLGDLRLQKKAEIERRISKGERFSIHVHGKKRPDPENPDHFTEFDANLDPFELKRRQVVVDELQGLLEQTETKFERKGGLKGLLMLTCIPKDVPTTTAKPSDKKQKPVEKKKKEEPEKAPKVEEEDLDALYSFKIEN, encoded by the coding sequence ATGAGACCAAAGTTCCACTCTCCAGAAAGAAAACCACCCAGATTTAAACTCGATGGATTTACCCCCAAAGCCCAGAGTGCTCTCAATTCTGTTATAGAGAAGGTCAAGAACGACAACCCTAGTATGAAGGTCAAACTTGTGAATAAAggaaaacttcaagaaagGCATCTCGCCGATATCATCAACGTATTGGATTCTCAAACAGAGGGAATCCAGCTAGTTCCAAATAATGATAACCAGTTTCTCATAAAGCACGTCACCGTGCAAGACATGATAAAAGGGTACACGAACGAGTTGGCAAAGGATATGGAACAAATGCTTTTAAGTAAGGGTAATGTTACTGTTTCTAGAGTCTTAAGACTGAGAGATAAAGCCGACAAAAAGAAATCTTCTGCCAAAACTGTTTCATTGAAGTGGAGCATCAGCTTAGGCGACTTACGTCTACAGAAGAAAGCCGAAATTGAGAGGAGAATCAGCAAAGGTGAACGGTTCCTGATCCATGTTCATGGTAAAAAGAGACCTGATCCCGAAAATCCTGATCACTTCACTGAATTCGACGCTAATTTGGATCCTTTTGAGCTCAAGAGACGCCAGGTGGTTGTAGACGAACTCCAAGGTTTGCTAGAGCAAACAGAAACCAAGTTTGAACGGAAGGGTGGTCTCAAGGGACTTTTGATGTTAACCTGTATACCTAAAGACGTTCCCACTACAACTGCTAAACCTTCAGATAAGAAGCAAAAACCGGTagagaaaaagaagaaagaagagccCGAAAAGGCCCCAAAGGTGGAAGAGGAGGATTTGGATGCATTATATCTGTttaaaattgaaaactaA
- the NAR1 gene encoding Cytosolic Fe-S cluster assembly factor nar1 (BUSCO:EOG09261P7G; COG:Y; EggNog:ENOG503NX51), whose translation MSAILSADDLNDFITPGAACIKPPTQKENPNNGEVEVQIGMDGDPLEVSKIDGSTSNLSPAQISLADCLACSGCITSAEEILVAQHSHQELLKALNQRDTNTHFVASVSHQSRASLATALGVTVEQADRLLINLFVNQMGFQAVVGTSLGRKLSLISESYNIIHKKESNFEGPLLSSVCPGWVLYAEKTHPYILPKMSDIKSPQQITGCLLKNIMAEQLGTDKSNIYHLSIMPCFDKKLESARPEKGEEESTYKDVDCVLTAKELVTLLDQHPDTFKLIPDDVNDVIHSRVSIQEIYKQVAPVNWPLVEYAWSNDSGSASGGYSHNYLTIMKNHLMTKSPELVEDNFSIKTIYGKNTDIYELRLMYNDEKVASAAIVNGFRNIQNLVRRFKPSAPQKATAKVNPLVARRRARMSKPSGEGSIQEELADASKCDYVEVMACPNGCINGGGQISHPEDMLEKDWLLKAVENYQLIPLLSLDSEGVLASIVPDLISWSQAFTSKFDMPESRLFRTWFKEVEKPTDPNAILLGAKW comes from the coding sequence ATGAGTGCCATACTATCAGCAGATGACTTGAACGACTTCATAACGCCCGGGGCTGCGTGTATAAAGCCCCCTACCCAGAAAGAGAACCCCAACAACGGCGAGGTTGAAGTGCAAATCGGAATGGATGGAGACCCTTTAGAGGTGTCAAAGATCGATGGATCTACGTCAAACCTTTCGCCAGCCCAGATTTCGCTTGCAGACTGCTTGGCGTGCTCGGGGTGTATTACTTCCGCCGAAGAGATTTTGGTGGCGCAACATTCCCACcaggagttgttgaaagcaTTAAATCAGCGTGACACTAATACCCATTTTGTTGCAAGTGTATCTCACCAGTCTCGAGCCTCGTTGGCCACCGCCCTAGGCGTGACAGTGGAGCAAGCCGACAGGcttctcatcaacttatTTGTCAATCAGATGGGCTTCCAAGCGGTGGTTGGTACATCTTTGGGCAGAAAACTATCTTTAATCAGCGAATCCTACaacatcatccacaaaaaggAGTCAAACTTCGAAGGTCCCTTGTTGTCATCTGTGTGCCCCGGGTGGGTCTTATACGCTGAGAAGACCCATCCATATATTTTGCCCAAGATGTCTGACATCAAGTCACCTCAGCAAATAACTGGttgtttgttgaagaacataATGGCAGAGCAGTTGGGTACTGACAAGAGTAACATCTACCATTTATCGATAATGCCATGTTTTGACAAGAAGCTTGAGAGTGCTCGTCCCGAGAAGGGTGAAGAGGAGTCCACATACAAAGACGTGGATTGTGTTTTGACTGCAAAAGAATTGGTGACATTATTGGACCAACACCCGGACacgttcaagttgattccCGATGATGTGAATGATGTGATACATTCTCGGGTCTCTATCCAGGAGATCTACAAGCAAGTTGCCCCTGTGAACTGGCCGTTGGTGGAGTACGCATGGTCCAATGACTCTGGATCCGCTTCCGGTGGATACTCTCACAACTATTTGACGATTATGAAAAACCACTTGATGACGAAATCCCCCGAACTCGTGGAGGacaacttctccatcaaaACCATCTACGGTAAAAATACAGACATTTACGAGCTCAGGCTCATGTATAATGATGAGAAGGTTGCAAGTGCAGCTATTGTGAACGGGTTCAGAAATATTCAGAATCTCGTGAGGAGGTTTAAACCAAGTGCTCCCCAGAAGGCCACCGCCAAGGTCAACCCGTTAGTAGCCAGACGGAGAGCGAGAATGCTGAAACCCAGTGGTGAGGGCTCAATTCAAGAAGAGTTGGCAGACGCTTCAAAATGCGACTATGTTGAAGTGATGGCTTGTCCCAATGGGTGTATCAATGGAGGAGGTCAAATCAGCCACCCCGAGGACATGTTAGAGAAGGACTGGCTTTTGAAGGCAGTGGAAAACTATCAGTTGATCCCTTTGCTTTCTTTAGACTCTGAAGGTGTTCTTGCTTCCATAGTGCCTGACTTGATCAGCTGGAGTCAAGCATTCACCAGCAAGTTCGACATGCCCGAGTCCCGATTGTTCAGAACATGgttcaaagaagttgaaaagcCAACTGATCCCAATGCCATTCTATTGGGTGCCAAGTGGTAG